CTTCGCCTCCGCTGTCCCGGCAATGGATTCCAAATAGTTCAAATCGCCGCCGGCGCAAAAAGCCCGACCGCTGCCGGTCAAGACCACGACCCTCACCGAAGCGTCGGCTGCCGCCGCCTCCAGAACCTGACGCAGTTCTTCCGTCATTTCATCATTAAGCGCGTTAAGCGCTTCCGGACGATGCAGCGTCACGGTCAACACTTCCGCCTGCTTTGTTACCATTACTGTTTTTTCACTCATCTGTTCCGCCTCCTTCTTATTCTCGCCGACCTCTACCACAGGCGCGCACAGAAAAAGCCCGCCCAAGTAGACGCCAAGCAAAGTATCACATTACTGCCTGCATTGGCGAAGGCTTGACCCATAGCCCCTTCCTGCACCAGATGCAGCGTTTCATAGCTAAACGAAGAAAATGTCGTCAAGCCGCCCAGAAAGCCTACCGCTATAAACAAGCGCCATTGCGGATCCAGCTCCAACCGTTCCAAAAACAAAGTCATAAATAACCCGATAATAAAAGAACCGGCCACATTCACAAACAAAGTTCCATAAGGAAAAGCGCTGCCAAAACGCTCCGCCGCCCAAATGGTCACCAGGTACCGAGTCACAGCCCCCATCCCGCCGCCAAAGGCGATAACCGCCAGATCCAAGGCCATGTTCATCGTATTTTCTCCTTGCCGTCGTTGTGGCGATAGTGGACCACTTCGATGTTCTCCAGGGTAACCATACCCTGCCCTACAGCTTCATCCAAAAAAGGCAGCAGTTTGGCAATGTATTCTTCGCTGTCCACCAGTTCCACCACAATCGGCAAATCACTGGACAGCTCTAAAAGACGCGATGTATGAATACGGCTGTTGGCGCCGAACCCCTCCAGGCCGCGGAACACGGAAGCGCCCGCCAAATCAAGGGCCTTAGCCTTTGCGACAATCGCATGATATACAGGCTGTCCCTGGTACCGGTCCGATTCTCCGACATATACGCGCAAGCGCTGAGCCTGCCCGCTGATTTTTATCATGTTCGGCTCACATCCTTAGACAGTATTTCTTTCTATTTTTCGCCATACAAAAGACTTCTCCCTGCTTAGGCGGCAAGAAAAACCGCCGCGAAGAAATGAAAAAAGCAGTCTTACCAGCATAACCGGCAAGACTGCTTTTCACTAGAAATCAGCTTATGTTGTTTGTGAACGCTCTTGCTGCACTGTTAACGCAACTACAGCCGATGCGACCATCGCAATGATTAAAAAGACAAAAGCCGTATCAAAAG
The nucleotide sequence above comes from uncultured Anaeromusa sp.. Encoded proteins:
- the crcB gene encoding fluoride efflux transporter CrcB, with the translated sequence MNMALDLAVIAFGGGMGAVTRYLVTIWAAERFGSAFPYGTLFVNVAGSFIIGLFMTLFLERLELDPQWRLFIAVGFLGGLTTFSSFSYETLHLVQEGAMGQAFANAGSNVILCLASTWAGFFCARLW
- a CDS encoding DUF190 domain-containing protein, with product MIKISGQAQRLRVYVGESDRYQGQPVYHAIVAKAKALDLAGASVFRGLEGFGANSRIHTSRLLELSSDLPIVVELVDSEEYIAKLLPFLDEAVGQGMVTLENIEVVHYRHNDGKEKIR